A genomic stretch from Erinaceus europaeus unplaced genomic scaffold, mEriEur2.1 scaffold_551, whole genome shotgun sequence includes:
- the MAMSTR gene encoding MEF2-activating motif and SAP domain-containing transcriptional regulator isoform X2, with product MTLAASSQRSQIIRSKFRSVLQLRIHQRYQKPSHPRPFSTSPASDPDPWISASDPAGASAPALPSAPSSLLFSPGGLLPEPEYRPWKTQKKEPKLKANLTYHQYMPPESRRESRAEPQAEGSVQPPSGPPLWKGTKSQLPPPRMKPTPFTPSPPGIPCPSPPPHKLELQTLKLEELTVSELRQQLRLRGLPVSGTKSMLLERMRGGNPARERPKPRREDSPAGGPWPRLRPKAQAAARRQGSSKPSPESHPPPRAKKTPVTASVGAPTRAQTAAPALTPSPAPASAALTLEEELQEAIRRAQLLPNRGIDDILEDQVEPEDPLPPIPLDFPGSLDVLSPSPDSEGLSSVFSSSFPSPANSPSPAPVGPTDSLDWLEALSGGPSLDCTPPAPSIFSADLSDSTGRRLWDLLGDPW from the exons ATGACCCTGGCGGCCTCCTCCCAGCGCTCCCAAATCATCCGTTCCAAGTTCCGATCTG tgCTCCAGCTGCGGATCCACCAACGGTATCAGAAGCCCA GCCACCCAAGGCCCTTCAGCACCTCTCCTGCCTCTGATCCAGATCCCTGGATCTCAGCCTCGGATCCAGCTGGAGCCtcagccccagccctgccctcgGCCCCCAGCTCTCTGCTCTTCAGCCCGGGGGGCCTGCTCCCTGAGCCAGAATACAGACCCTGGAAGACCCAGAAAAAG GAACCCAAGCTCAAGGCAAACTTGACCTACCATCAGTACATGCCCCCGGAGTCAAGACGGGAGTCCAGGGCAGAGCCCCAGGCTGAAGGGTCAGTTCAGCCCCCCTCGGGGCCACCTTTGTGGAAAGGGACAAAGTCACAGCTGCCACCTCCTAG GATGAAGCCCACCCCCTTCACTCCCTCCCCACCCGGGATCCCCTGCCCTTCGCCTCCTCCGCACAAGCTGGAACTGCAGACCCTGAAACTGGAGGAGCTGACG GTCTCCGAGCTCAGGCAGCAGCTGCGCCTGCGGGGCCTCCCGGTGTCCGGGACCAAGTCGATGCTCCTAGAGCGCATGCGCGGCGGCAACCCGGCCCGCGAGCGGCCCAAGCCTCGGCGCGAGGATAGTCCGGCGGGTGGTCCTTGGCCGCGACTCAGACCCAAGGCGCAGGCGGCGGCCCGCAGGCAGGGCTCG TCCAAGCCCAGCCCAGAGTCTCACCCACCTCCTCGAGCCAAGAAAACCCCAGTGACAGCTTCGGTCGGGGCTCCGACTCGGGCTCAGACGGCAGCCCCAGCGCTGACGCCTTCCCCTGCACCAGCTTCGGCCGCTCTGACACTGGAGGAGGAGTTGCAGGAGGCGATCCGTAGGGCACAG TTGCTTCCAAACCGGGGCATCGATGACATCTTGGAGGATCAGGTGGAACCAGAAG ACCCGCTGCCCCCCATTCCCCTGGACTTCCCTGGCTCCCTGGATGTGCTGTCCCCCTCCCCGGACTCCGAAGGCCTCTCGtccgtcttctcttcctcctttccctccccagcTAACTCCCCATCCCCAGCTCCTGTGGGGCCCACTGACTCCCTGGACTGGCTGGAGGCTCTGAGTGGGGGCCCCTCCCTGGACTGCACCCCACCGGCCCCCAGCATTTTCTCTGCAGACTTATCTGACTCTACTGGCAGGCGGCTGTGGGACCTGCTGGGTGACCCCTGGTGA
- the MAMSTR gene encoding MEF2-activating motif and SAP domain-containing transcriptional regulator isoform X1 translates to MTLAASSQRSQIIRSKFRSVLQLRIHQRYQKPSHPRPFSTSPASDPDPWISASDPAGASAPALPSAPSSLLFSPGGLLPEPEYRPWKTQKKASLHWQEPKLKANLTYHQYMPPESRRESRAEPQAEGSVQPPSGPPLWKGTKSQLPPPRMKPTPFTPSPPGIPCPSPPPHKLELQTLKLEELTVSELRQQLRLRGLPVSGTKSMLLERMRGGNPARERPKPRREDSPAGGPWPRLRPKAQAAARRQGSSKPSPESHPPPRAKKTPVTASVGAPTRAQTAAPALTPSPAPASAALTLEEELQEAIRRAQLLPNRGIDDILEDQVEPEDPLPPIPLDFPGSLDVLSPSPDSEGLSSVFSSSFPSPANSPSPAPVGPTDSLDWLEALSGGPSLDCTPPAPSIFSADLSDSTGRRLWDLLGDPW, encoded by the exons ATGACCCTGGCGGCCTCCTCCCAGCGCTCCCAAATCATCCGTTCCAAGTTCCGATCTG tgCTCCAGCTGCGGATCCACCAACGGTATCAGAAGCCCA GCCACCCAAGGCCCTTCAGCACCTCTCCTGCCTCTGATCCAGATCCCTGGATCTCAGCCTCGGATCCAGCTGGAGCCtcagccccagccctgccctcgGCCCCCAGCTCTCTGCTCTTCAGCCCGGGGGGCCTGCTCCCTGAGCCAGAATACAGACCCTGGAAGACCCAGAAAAAG GCCTCTCTACACTGGCAGGAACCCAAGCTCAAGGCAAACTTGACCTACCATCAGTACATGCCCCCGGAGTCAAGACGGGAGTCCAGGGCAGAGCCCCAGGCTGAAGGGTCAGTTCAGCCCCCCTCGGGGCCACCTTTGTGGAAAGGGACAAAGTCACAGCTGCCACCTCCTAG GATGAAGCCCACCCCCTTCACTCCCTCCCCACCCGGGATCCCCTGCCCTTCGCCTCCTCCGCACAAGCTGGAACTGCAGACCCTGAAACTGGAGGAGCTGACG GTCTCCGAGCTCAGGCAGCAGCTGCGCCTGCGGGGCCTCCCGGTGTCCGGGACCAAGTCGATGCTCCTAGAGCGCATGCGCGGCGGCAACCCGGCCCGCGAGCGGCCCAAGCCTCGGCGCGAGGATAGTCCGGCGGGTGGTCCTTGGCCGCGACTCAGACCCAAGGCGCAGGCGGCGGCCCGCAGGCAGGGCTCG TCCAAGCCCAGCCCAGAGTCTCACCCACCTCCTCGAGCCAAGAAAACCCCAGTGACAGCTTCGGTCGGGGCTCCGACTCGGGCTCAGACGGCAGCCCCAGCGCTGACGCCTTCCCCTGCACCAGCTTCGGCCGCTCTGACACTGGAGGAGGAGTTGCAGGAGGCGATCCGTAGGGCACAG TTGCTTCCAAACCGGGGCATCGATGACATCTTGGAGGATCAGGTGGAACCAGAAG ACCCGCTGCCCCCCATTCCCCTGGACTTCCCTGGCTCCCTGGATGTGCTGTCCCCCTCCCCGGACTCCGAAGGCCTCTCGtccgtcttctcttcctcctttccctccccagcTAACTCCCCATCCCCAGCTCCTGTGGGGCCCACTGACTCCCTGGACTGGCTGGAGGCTCTGAGTGGGGGCCCCTCCCTGGACTGCACCCCACCGGCCCCCAGCATTTTCTCTGCAGACTTATCTGACTCTACTGGCAGGCGGCTGTGGGACCTGCTGGGTGACCCCTGGTGA
- the MAMSTR gene encoding MEF2-activating motif and SAP domain-containing transcriptional regulator isoform X3, with protein MTLAASSQRSQIIRSKFRSVLQLRIHQRYQKPNPWISASDPAGASAPALPSAPSSLLFSPGGLLPEPEYRPWKTQKKASLHWQEPKLKANLTYHQYMPPESRRESRAEPQAEGSVQPPSGPPLWKGTKSQLPPPRMKPTPFTPSPPGIPCPSPPPHKLELQTLKLEELTVSELRQQLRLRGLPVSGTKSMLLERMRGGNPARERPKPRREDSPAGGPWPRLRPKAQAAARRQGSSKPSPESHPPPRAKKTPVTASVGAPTRAQTAAPALTPSPAPASAALTLEEELQEAIRRAQLLPNRGIDDILEDQVEPEDPLPPIPLDFPGSLDVLSPSPDSEGLSSVFSSSFPSPANSPSPAPVGPTDSLDWLEALSGGPSLDCTPPAPSIFSADLSDSTGRRLWDLLGDPW; from the exons ATGACCCTGGCGGCCTCCTCCCAGCGCTCCCAAATCATCCGTTCCAAGTTCCGATCTG tgCTCCAGCTGCGGATCCACCAACGGTATCAGAAGCCCA ATCCCTGGATCTCAGCCTCGGATCCAGCTGGAGCCtcagccccagccctgccctcgGCCCCCAGCTCTCTGCTCTTCAGCCCGGGGGGCCTGCTCCCTGAGCCAGAATACAGACCCTGGAAGACCCAGAAAAAG GCCTCTCTACACTGGCAGGAACCCAAGCTCAAGGCAAACTTGACCTACCATCAGTACATGCCCCCGGAGTCAAGACGGGAGTCCAGGGCAGAGCCCCAGGCTGAAGGGTCAGTTCAGCCCCCCTCGGGGCCACCTTTGTGGAAAGGGACAAAGTCACAGCTGCCACCTCCTAG GATGAAGCCCACCCCCTTCACTCCCTCCCCACCCGGGATCCCCTGCCCTTCGCCTCCTCCGCACAAGCTGGAACTGCAGACCCTGAAACTGGAGGAGCTGACG GTCTCCGAGCTCAGGCAGCAGCTGCGCCTGCGGGGCCTCCCGGTGTCCGGGACCAAGTCGATGCTCCTAGAGCGCATGCGCGGCGGCAACCCGGCCCGCGAGCGGCCCAAGCCTCGGCGCGAGGATAGTCCGGCGGGTGGTCCTTGGCCGCGACTCAGACCCAAGGCGCAGGCGGCGGCCCGCAGGCAGGGCTCG TCCAAGCCCAGCCCAGAGTCTCACCCACCTCCTCGAGCCAAGAAAACCCCAGTGACAGCTTCGGTCGGGGCTCCGACTCGGGCTCAGACGGCAGCCCCAGCGCTGACGCCTTCCCCTGCACCAGCTTCGGCCGCTCTGACACTGGAGGAGGAGTTGCAGGAGGCGATCCGTAGGGCACAG TTGCTTCCAAACCGGGGCATCGATGACATCTTGGAGGATCAGGTGGAACCAGAAG ACCCGCTGCCCCCCATTCCCCTGGACTTCCCTGGCTCCCTGGATGTGCTGTCCCCCTCCCCGGACTCCGAAGGCCTCTCGtccgtcttctcttcctcctttccctccccagcTAACTCCCCATCCCCAGCTCCTGTGGGGCCCACTGACTCCCTGGACTGGCTGGAGGCTCTGAGTGGGGGCCCCTCCCTGGACTGCACCCCACCGGCCCCCAGCATTTTCTCTGCAGACTTATCTGACTCTACTGGCAGGCGGCTGTGGGACCTGCTGGGTGACCCCTGGTGA
- the LOC103125189 gene encoding galactoside alpha-(1,2)-fucosyltransferase 2: MLSSQASVSFHTIHFIFFVFVASTIFHLQQRVTKLQSSWELQRLVPVPKENPASQQPKGMWTINSIGRLGNQMGEYATLYALAKMNGRPAFIPPQMHDWLAPLFRISLPVLHGTTARQIPWSNYKLNDWMEEQYRHIPGQYVRLTGYPCSWTFYHHLRQEILREFTLHDHLREEAQRLLRGLMVNGSQPSTFVGVHVRRGDYVHIMPKVWKGVVADRGYLQQALAWFRTHHSSPLFVVTSNDMAWCQVNIDASRGDVVFAGNGLEGSPGRDFALLMQCNHTIMTIGTFGVWAGYLTGGQTIYLANYTLPDSPFLSIFKPEATFLPEWIGIPADLSPLLKH; this comes from the coding sequence ATGCTCAGCTCCCAGGCGTCCGTCTCCTTCCACACGATCCACTTCATCTTTTTTGTCTTCGTGGCTTCTACCATATTCCACCTGCAGCAGCGAGTAACCAAGCTCCAGTCTTCCTGGGAGCTCCAGAGGCTGGTGCCAGTCCCCAAGGAGAACCCTGCAAGCCAGCAGCCCAAGGGGATGTGGACCATCAACTCCATAGGCCGCCTCGGGAACCAGATGGGGGAGTACGCCACGCTGTACGCACTGGCCAAGATGAATGGGCGCCCAGCCTTCATCCCGCCCCAGATGCATGACTGGCTGGCCCCCCTCTTCAGAATCAGCCTCCCCGTCCTGCACGGCACCACAGCCAGACAGATCCCATGGAGCAACTATAAACTGAACGACTGGATGGAGGAGCAGTACCGCCACATCCCAGGGCAGTATGTGCGTCTGACGGGCTACCCCTGCTCCTGGACCTTCTACCACCACCTGCGCCAGGAGATCCTGCGTGAGTTCACTCTGCACGACCACTTGAGGGAGGAGGCCCAGAGGCTGCTGCGAGGCCTGATGGTGAACGGGAGCCAGCCCAGCACCTTTGTGGGGGTGCATGTGCGCAGGGGGGACTATGTCCACATCATGCCCAAAGTCTGGAAGGGCGTGGTGGCTGACAGGGGCTACCTGCAGCAGGCCCTGGCCTGGTTCCGCACCCACCACAGCTCCCCTCTGTTCGTGGTGACCAGCAATGACATGGCCTGGTGCCAAGTCAACATTGATGCCTCCCGTGGGGATGTGGTGTTTGCTGGCAATGGCCTGGAGGGCTCTCCCGGCAGGGACTTTGCGCTGCTCATGCAGTGTAACCACACCATCATGACCATAGGGACCTTTGGGGTCTGGGCAGGCTACCTCACAGGGGGACAGACCATCTACCTGGCCAATTACACCCTCCCagactcccctttcctctccatctttAAGCCTGAGGCTACCTTCCTGCCAGAGTGGATTGGGATCCCGGCAGACCTGTCCCCACTCCTCAAGCACTGA